The following is a genomic window from Pseudomonas purpurea.
CTCGGTTATGACGTGAAGCTGCAAGCGGTTGCCACCGGGATCATGTGGCAGGGCGTGGCCACCGGCAAACTCGACGCCATGCTGTCAGCCTGGCTGCCCGTGACACACGGCGAATACTGGGCCAAGAACAAGGACAAGGTGGTCGACTACGGCCCGAACTTCAAGGACGCCAAGATCGGCTTGATCGTGCCGGAGTACGTCAAGGCCAAGTCCATTGCCGACCTGAAGGACGACGCCACCTTCAAGAACAAAATCGTTGGTATCGACGCCGGTTCAGGCGTGATGCTCAAGACCGATCAGGCCATCAAGGATTACGGCCTCGATTACAAACTGCAGGCCAGTTCCGGCGCGGCGATGATTGCCGAACTGACCCGGGCCGAAGAGAAAAACGAATCCATTGCCGTCACCGGTTGGGTGCCGCACTGGATGTTCGCCAAGTGGAAACTGCGCTTCCTCGACGATCCAAAAGGCGTTTACGGCGCGGCGGAGACCGTGAACAGTATCGGCAGCAAAGGCCTGGAGAAAAAAGCACCGGAAGTGGCTAAGTTCCTGCACAACTTCCAGTGGGCGTCCAAAGACGAAATCGGCGAAGTCATGCTGGCAATCCAGGATGGTGCCAAGCCTGAAGTCGCTGCCAAGGATTGGGTGGCCAAACACCCGGAGCGTGTTGCCGAGTGGACCAAATGATTTGACCTGACAGCTCTAGTCCGTACCTTCCAGGGCCGCTTGGCATTTATGCCAAGCGGCCCTTGTTGTTTTTGCCTTTGTGGCGAGGGAGCTTGCTCCCGCTGGGCAACGAAGTGGCCCCTCTCTTTGAAGAGCAGGGGGACTGCTGCTCAGTCCAGCGGGAGCAAGCTCCCTCGCCACAGTGGTCTACTACTAAGGTCGTCTGGAACCTCTCCTTCAGCCGCATGAAAGTGGATACGTTCCAACAATAATCTGTGCTGCGAGGATAAAAACAATGAACGACAGCATTTACCTCTCGATTCAAAACAGCCCGCGTTTCAAGGAGCTGGTCAGCAAGAGAGAGCGGTTCGCCTGGATACTTTCGGCGATCATGCTCGGGCTTTACTCGGGCTTCATCCTGTTGATTGCCTACGGGCCGCATGTGCTGGGGGCCAAGATCAGCCCCGAGTCATCGATTACCTGGGGTATTCCGATCGGTGTGGGGCTGATTGTGTCGGCCTTCATCCTGACCGCTATCTACGTGCGACGCGCCAACGGCGAATTCG
Proteins encoded in this region:
- a CDS encoding DUF485 domain-containing protein; its protein translation is MNDSIYLSIQNSPRFKELVSKRERFAWILSAIMLGLYSGFILLIAYGPHVLGAKISPESSITWGIPIGVGLIVSAFILTAIYVRRANGEFDDLNNAILKEAQQ
- a CDS encoding glycine betaine ABC transporter substrate-binding protein, whose translation is MKMRRLLGAGAALVLAMGSTFANADSKTLSIGYVDGWSDSVATTHVAAEVIKQKLGYDVKLQAVATGIMWQGVATGKLDAMLSAWLPVTHGEYWAKNKDKVVDYGPNFKDAKIGLIVPEYVKAKSIADLKDDATFKNKIVGIDAGSGVMLKTDQAIKDYGLDYKLQASSGAAMIAELTRAEEKNESIAVTGWVPHWMFAKWKLRFLDDPKGVYGAAETVNSIGSKGLEKKAPEVAKFLHNFQWASKDEIGEVMLAIQDGAKPEVAAKDWVAKHPERVAEWTK